One Megasphaera elsdenii DSM 20460 genomic window carries:
- a CDS encoding RNA-guided endonuclease TnpB family protein produces MMFAKTFGCVRFIYNKMLSDRIDYYKETGQKLNNTPAQYKEEFPWLKEVDSLALANAQMNLNKAYSHFWNDSQHFGKPRFKSKKNRRASYSTNNQKGSVRIEGHKVKLPKVGWVKLCQHRPLPENSIIKTVTISQTPSGKYYISMLVEYENQIPLSYRRPSWG; encoded by the coding sequence CCTTTGGGTGTGTCCGATTCATCTACAACAAGATGCTGAGTGACCGCATTGACTATTATAAGGAAACCGGCCAAAAGCTGAATAACACGCCTGCGCAGTATAAAGAAGAATTCCCTTGGCTAAAGGAAGTAGATAGTTTAGCCCTTGCCAATGCTCAAATGAACCTGAATAAGGCCTACAGCCACTTTTGGAATGACAGCCAGCATTTCGGCAAGCCGCGCTTCAAGTCCAAGAAGAATCGTCGTGCTTCGTATTCCACGAACAACCAGAAGGGCTCTGTCCGAATCGAGGGCCATAAGGTGAAACTGCCGAAAGTCGGCTGGGTGAAACTATGCCAGCATCGTCCCTTGCCGGAAAACAGTATCATAAAGACCGTAACCATCAGCCAGACGCCATCAGGAAAGTACTATATCAGTATGCTGGTGGAGTATGAAAACCAAATACCCCTGTCATACCGAAGACCTTCCTGGGGCTAG
- a CDS encoding RNA-guided endonuclease TnpB family protein yields the protein MHGLYVASDEADAKYPDFLRTAEKRLAKAQRKLSKKQKGSHNREKQRLRVAILHEKVANQRQDFLHKKARYLADRYDAIGIEDISVKAMAKRKKGGKFSFGKSVADNGWNMFTNMLEYKLAWQGKQLIKIDKWYPSSQLCHICGYQNHETKELSVREWDCPKCGSHHNRDKNAAINIREEARRISA from the coding sequence ATGCACGGCTTGTATGTGGCTTCCGATGAGGCGGATGCTAAGTATCCCGATTTCCTGAGAACGGCAGAGAAAAGATTGGCTAAAGCACAGCGAAAGCTATCCAAAAAGCAGAAAGGAAGTCACAACAGAGAAAAACAAAGACTGCGCGTAGCTATTCTTCATGAGAAAGTGGCCAATCAACGTCAGGATTTCCTGCATAAGAAGGCTCGCTACCTTGCAGATCGCTATGATGCCATTGGCATTGAGGATATCAGCGTCAAAGCGATGGCAAAGCGGAAAAAGGGTGGCAAGTTCAGCTTTGGCAAATCCGTAGCCGACAATGGCTGGAATATGTTCACGAACATGCTGGAGTATAAACTGGCTTGGCAAGGCAAACAGCTTATCAAGATAGACAAGTGGTATCCGAGCAGCCAGCTGTGCCATATTTGCGGATATCAGAACCACGAAACCAAGGAATTGTCTGTAAGGGAATGGGATTGCCCGAAATGTGGAAGTCACCATAATCGCGATAAAAACGCAGCCATCAATATCCGAGAAGAAGCCAGGCGAATATCAGCCTGA